The Enterobacter mori genomic interval GGATGCAGGGTTCACCACCGGTGATCACCACGTGGCGCGCCGTCCAGCCCTGACGACCAATAATGGCCAGCAGATCTTCTGAACTGCCCGCGCCCCACTTATCGCTCTCTTTGGTTTTCGCCAGTATGCTAAACAGCGATACTTCCCGATCTGCGAGCTTATCCCACGTATGTTTGGTATCACACCAGGCACAGCCAACCGGGCATCCCTGTAAACGAATGAAAATAGCGGGAACGCCGGTAAAGTAACCCTCGCCTTGCAGGGTCTGGAACATCTCGTTAATCGGGTACTGCATAGTCATCTCAGTAAAGGGGATAAACGATAAGTATCGCAGATCCCCGCCGGATGGTCATGCTCCATCGGTGCTTTGCGCGCCAATCGCCGCCATAAACCGTTCCGTAATTTGCTGCGGTCGGGTGATCGCGCCGCCGACGACAACCGTATGCGCGCCCAGCGCCAGACATCTGGCCGCGCGCTCGGGCGTATCCACGTTGCCTTCGGCAACCACGGGCACCGTCACGGCCGCCAGCACCGCTTTCAGGAACGCACAGTCATTTTCCGGAAGTGAATGGCCCGCCGTTTCCGCCGTGTAGCCGTAAAGCGTGGTGCCGACGCAGTCAAAGCCAAGCGCCTGCGCCGTCACGGCTTCGCCCACGGAGGCGATATCCGCCATCAGCAGTACCGCGGGATAGCGCGAGCGGATGCACGTAACCAGCGTTTCCAGTGATTCCCCACCGGGACGCTCCCGCGCCGTCGCATCAAGCGCAATGATTTCCGGCGAGACGGTCATCAGCTCATCCACCTCTTTCATCGTGGCGGTGATAAACACCTCGCTTTCCGGGTAATCCCGTTTGATGATGCCGATAACAGGCAAAGACACCTGCTGCTTAATGGCCTCGATATCCACCACGCTGTTGGCACGAATGGCGGCGGCTCCGCCCTGCGCCGCCGCCAGAGCCATTCGCGACATAATAAACGGGCTGTGCAGCGGTTCATTCTCCAGCGCCTGACAGGAGACGACCAGTTTTCCCTTCAGGTTATCCAGTACAGTTTTCATTACGATAAGATCTCTTCCACTTCGTTTTTGATAATCGTGACATGGGGGCCATAAATGACCTGAACGCCGTTACCGCGCACGATAACGCCGCGCGCCCCGGTGGCTTTCAGTGCCGACTCATTCACTTTGCTGCCGTCCTTGACCGTGACGCGAAGACGCGTGGCGCAGCAGTCCACCTCTTCCAGATTGTCTTTTCCGCCTAATCCAGCGATCACCGCCGCGGCGCGCTCGCTCTGCGAGAAGGTCACTTCATTGGCCATCGCCTCCTTTTCCCGACCAGGCGTAGCGAAATCAAAGCGATTAATCAGATAGCGGAAGGTGAAGTAGTAGAGGAAGAACCACGGCACGCCCACCAGCGGGACGAACATCCAGTTGGTTTTGGCCTCCCCCTGCAAAATGCCGAACAGTACGAAGTCGATAAAACCGCCGGAGAAGGTTTGCCCGATGGTGATATGCAGCATGTGTGCGAGCATAAACGCCAGCCCGTCAAACAGCGCATGAATGACGTAAAGCACCGGCGCAATAAACAGGAAGGAGAACTCGATAGGCTCGGTAATCCCGGTCAGGAACGAGGTTAACGCCGCAGAGAGCAGCAGCCCGGCAACACGCTTTTTGTTCTCCGGTTTTGCCGTGTGGTACATCGCCAGACACGCGCCGAGCAGGCCAAACATCATCGTAATAAAGCGCCCGGACATGAAGCGTGATGTGCCTTCGTAAAACTGACGCGTTGTGGGATCGGCCAACTGGGCGAAGAAGATCCGCTGTGTACCCTCAACCAGGTGACCGTTGACAATCTCACTACCGCCGAGCGCGGTTGTCCAGAACGGCAGATAGAAGATGTGGTGCAAACCAAACGGGCCCAGCATGCGTAAAATGAAGCCGTACAGCAGGGTGCCCAGATAACCGGTGGCATCCACCAGCCCGCCGAGACCAAAAATCAGTTTCTGGAAATGCGGCCAAACCACGGTCATGAGCACGCCGACGAGTATCGCCGCCAGGGAGCTGATTATGGGAACAAAGCGCGAGCCGCCAAAGAACCCGAGGAACTGCGGAAGCGCAATTTTATTAAACCGATGATGGAGCGCGCAGGTCACCAGACCAATCACCACGCCGCCAAACACGCCGGTTTCCAGCGTCTGAATCCCAAGCGTCATGCCCTGCCCCACAGCGCCCGGGTTCTCGTGCGCCAGTTTGCCGGTGAGGATCAGCAGCGCGTTGATGGTGGCATTCATCACCAGAAACGCGAGTAGCGCCGCCAGCCCAGCCGTGCCCTTATCGCTTTTTGCCAACCCGACGGCAACACCAACCGCAAACAGCACCGAGAGGTTCGCAAACACAATTGAACCGGCGCTGCTCATGATGGTGAAAATGGCCTGAAGCCAGCCCACATCTAAAAACGGATAAGCCGCCAGCGTGTTGGGGTTCGATAACGCACCGCCTATCCCCAGCAGCAGACCCGCCGCGGGCAACACGGCGATGGGCAACATAAAGGATTTACCAAAGCGCTGCGCCTTTTCAAACCATCCCCCCGAAGAAGCGCCACTGAACATTTGCATCATTTTTTCATATCCCCATTAATAGATGAAAATTTTTACCACATAAATATTATGTAGTGAAAATTACCACCAAAAACCAGGAAGCCGATCATACTTTTTCAAAATAACTGGCATCTTTCCCCTCCTTTCCGCCACACTAGTCGCAGCGAAACACATTAAGGACGTGGCATGTCGGACCATGAAAATCTGCTGCTGAAGCTCCGCCAGGAGGCTTCCGGGTACAGCCCAACGCAACAAAAACTCGGCGAGTTTGTCCTAAGCGATCCTGCCCGGGTGCTCTACCTGACGATCACTGAACTGGCGCGCGAGAGCCACACCAGCGAGGCCAGCGTAACGCGCCTTTGCCGGACGCTGGGCTGCAAGGGTTATAACGAATTTAAAATGGCGCTTGCGCTGGATATTCAGCAGGGGCAGCCCGCGCGTCAGGCGGGGGATGAGATTGATAACGTCGTGGATGAGTCGGTGCAGGCTTTGCAGGATACCGCCAGACTCCTCGACCGCGTGCTGCTTGAAAAGGCGGCGCTGGCGCTACACCAGGCACATTCCGTGCAGATTTATGGCGTCGCGGCCAGCGCGATCCTCGGGGAGTATCTGCATTACAAGCTGTTGCGGCTGGGCAAACCCGCGCAGCTGTTTAGCGATATGCACCGCGCAGCCATGAATGCGACAACGCTTTCGAAAGAAACGCTGGTCGTTGCCATCTCCAGCTCGGGTTCAACGCGGGATCTTCTCCACGTGGTGAAGCTTGCTCGCAAGCGCGGCGTTAAGGTTCTGGCACTCAGCAATACGCCCCGCAGCCCGCTGGCTTCCCTCAGCGATTTGCAGCTTGTTGCGGCCAAGCCCGAAGGCCCGCTGAGTGCCGGAGCACTAAATGCCAAAGTGGGCGTTATGCTGCTGGTTGAATTGCTTACCACTTCCCTGATTGCACTGGACAGCCATTACGGCGACGTCAGCCAGCAAACGGCAAGCGCCACGCTGCCGCTTCTGCTTTAGAAAATAAAAAACCCGCCGAAGCGGGTTTTGAGAAGAACGAAAGTTCAGGCTTATGCCTGGCCTTTGATCTCTTTACGGCCGTTGTACGGTGCTTTTTCGCCCAGCGCTTCTTCGATACGAATCAGCTGGTTGTATTTAGCAACACGGTCAGAACGGCTCATAGAACCGGTTTTGATCTGGCCTGCAGCGGTACCCACAGCCAGGTCGGCAATGGTCGCGTCTTCAGTTTCGCCAGAACGGTGAGAGATGACAGCGGTGTAGCCAGCGTCTTTCGCCATTTTGATCGCAGCCAGAGTTTCGGTCAGAGAACCGATCTGGTTGAATTTGATCAGGATGGAGTTAACGATGCCTTTCTCGATGCCTTCTTTCAGGATCTTGGTGTTGGTTACGAACAGATCGTCACCAACCAGCTGGATTTTGTCGCCCAGCACTTTGGTCTGGTATGCGAAGCCAGCCCAGTCAGACTCGTCCAGACCGTCTTCGATAGAAACGATTGGGTACTGTTTGGTCAGGTCTTCCAGGAAGTGAGTGAACTCTTCGGAGGTGAATGCTTTGTTGCCTTCGCCAGCCAGAACGTATTTACCGTCTTTGTAGAATTCAGATGCTGCACAGTCCATCGCCAGGGTGATGTCTTTGCCCAGCTCGTAGCCTGCTGCTTTAACTGCTTCAGCGATTACAGCCAGAGCTTCTGCGTTAGAACCCAGGTTTGGCGCATAGCCACCTTCGTCACCCACAGCAGTGTTCATACCTTTAGCTTTCAGAACTTTAGCCAGGTTGTGGAACACTTCAGAACCCATACGTACTGCTTCTTTCAGGGATTTCGCGCCAACTGGCTGAATCATGAATTCCTGAATATCAACGTTGTTGTCTGCGTGCTCACCACCGTTGATGATGTTCATCATTGGTACAGGCATGGAGTATTTGCCTGGGGTGCCGTTCAGTTCAGCGATGTGCTCGAACAGTGGCTGGCCTTTCGCTGCAGCTGCTGCTTTGGCGTTAGCCAGGGAAACCGCCAGGATTGCGTTCGCACC includes:
- a CDS encoding N-acetylmannosamine-6-phosphate 2-epimerase encodes the protein MKTVLDNLKGKLVVSCQALENEPLHSPFIMSRMALAAAQGGAAAIRANSVVDIEAIKQQVSLPVIGIIKRDYPESEVFITATMKEVDELMTVSPEIIALDATARERPGGESLETLVTCIRSRYPAVLLMADIASVGEAVTAQALGFDCVGTTLYGYTAETAGHSLPENDCAFLKAVLAAVTVPVVAEGNVDTPERAARCLALGAHTVVVGGAITRPQQITERFMAAIGAQSTDGA
- a CDS encoding maltose/glucose-specific PTS transporter subunit IIC — translated: MMQMFSGASSGGWFEKAQRFGKSFMLPIAVLPAAGLLLGIGGALSNPNTLAAYPFLDVGWLQAIFTIMSSAGSIVFANLSVLFAVGVAVGLAKSDKGTAGLAALLAFLVMNATINALLILTGKLAHENPGAVGQGMTLGIQTLETGVFGGVVIGLVTCALHHRFNKIALPQFLGFFGGSRFVPIISSLAAILVGVLMTVVWPHFQKLIFGLGGLVDATGYLGTLLYGFILRMLGPFGLHHIFYLPFWTTALGGSEIVNGHLVEGTQRIFFAQLADPTTRQFYEGTSRFMSGRFITMMFGLLGACLAMYHTAKPENKKRVAGLLLSAALTSFLTGITEPIEFSFLFIAPVLYVIHALFDGLAFMLAHMLHITIGQTFSGGFIDFVLFGILQGEAKTNWMFVPLVGVPWFFLYYFTFRYLINRFDFATPGREKEAMANEVTFSQSERAAAVIAGLGGKDNLEEVDCCATRLRVTVKDGSKVNESALKATGARGVIVRGNGVQVIYGPHVTIIKNEVEEILS
- a CDS encoding MurR/RpiR family transcriptional regulator, producing MSDHENLLLKLRQEASGYSPTQQKLGEFVLSDPARVLYLTITELARESHTSEASVTRLCRTLGCKGYNEFKMALALDIQQGQPARQAGDEIDNVVDESVQALQDTARLLDRVLLEKAALALHQAHSVQIYGVAASAILGEYLHYKLLRLGKPAQLFSDMHRAAMNATTLSKETLVVAISSSGSTRDLLHVVKLARKRGVKVLALSNTPRSPLASLSDLQLVAAKPEGPLSAGALNAKVGVMLLVELLTTSLIALDSHYGDVSQQTASATLPLLL
- the eno gene encoding phosphopyruvate hydratase, which gives rise to MSKIVKVIGREIIDSRGNPTVEAEVHLEGGFVGMAAAPSGASTGSREALELRDGDKSRFLGKGVLKAVGAVNGPIAQAILGKDAKDQAGIDKIMIDLDGTENKSNFGANAILAVSLANAKAAAAAKGQPLFEHIAELNGTPGKYSMPVPMMNIINGGEHADNNVDIQEFMIQPVGAKSLKEAVRMGSEVFHNLAKVLKAKGMNTAVGDEGGYAPNLGSNAEALAVIAEAVKAAGYELGKDITLAMDCAASEFYKDGKYVLAGEGNKAFTSEEFTHFLEDLTKQYPIVSIEDGLDESDWAGFAYQTKVLGDKIQLVGDDLFVTNTKILKEGIEKGIVNSILIKFNQIGSLTETLAAIKMAKDAGYTAVISHRSGETEDATIADLAVGTAAGQIKTGSMSRSDRVAKYNQLIRIEEALGEKAPYNGRKEIKGQA